In Trifolium pratense cultivar HEN17-A07 linkage group LG7, ARS_RC_1.1, whole genome shotgun sequence, a genomic segment contains:
- the LOC123894052 gene encoding DNA topoisomerase 6 subunit B-like isoform X1, producing MDASSESPIESKKSNSKTPRKPKETVLKQKSPAEFFAENKNIAGFDNPGKSLYTTVRELVENALDSAESISELPVVEITIEEIVKSKFNSMIGLIDRERVDAALYDDFETEKAREKRLAKEARAQELQAKNASLGKKVKDTPASKGIKGRGEASFYRVTCKDNGKGMPHDDIPNMFGRVLSGTKYGLKQTRGKFGLGAKMALIWSKMSTGLPIEISSSMKKQNYSTFCRLDIDIHKNIPHVHLHEKRENKQHWHGAEIQVVIEGNWTTYRSKILHYMRQMAVITPYAQFQFKFVSDAPDKNVTVRFSRRTDVMPPIPLETKHHPSSVDLLLIKRLIAETSKQNLLQFLQHEFVNISKPHAERLIGEMGPDFSSKMVVKSLTSQQLVRIHQLFRQAKFDDPSGHCLSPAGEYNLRLGIIKELHPDMVATYSGSAQVFEGHPFIVEAGVSVGGKDVKQGLNIFRFANRIPLLFEQGADVVTRTALKRINWNNYKINQVQDKIGVFVSIVSTKIPFKGTGKEYIGDDITEIASAVKSAIQQCCVQLKSKIMKRIQAREQQERKRNLTRYIPDASSAFYNILKVMPLHPSKKSRYGDHDVDLLEKVSDNLITKETFIEKLSKHVEQVDYEMGLEFATQSGVSEEPRETIYIKPLEAENKKIDLHSPFFVYRVFNISKLNLYHSKQRTFIVSFFHSQEIYNIQSKIYIILEVDSKI from the exons atggATGCAAGTAGTGAAAGTCCAATTGAATCCAAGAAATCCAACTCCAAAACCCCTCGCAAACCAAAAGAAACCGTTCTCAAACAga AATCTCCAGCTGAATTCTTCGCAGAGAACAAAAATATCGCAGGATTTGATAAT CCGGGAAAATCTCTGTATACTACTGTTAGAGAATTAGTGGAGAATGCACTTGACTCCGCCGAATCAATATCGGAGCTTCCAGTAGTTGAAATAACTAT TGAGGAGATAGTTAAAAGCAAATTCAATTCTATGATTGGTCTTATTGACCGTGAACGTGTTGATGCAGCActttatgatgattttgaaACCGAAAAGGCTCGTGAG AAACGATTAGCAAAAGAAGCTCGTGCTCAAGAATTACAAGCAAAGAATGCTTCTCttggaaagaaagtgaaagATACTCCGGCTTCAAAGGGTATCAAGGGTCGAGGCGAGGCTTCATTTTACAGAGTTACATGCAAG GATAATGGAAAAGGAATGCCACACGATGACATCCCAAATATGTTTGGTCGAG TTCTCTCTGGGACAAAGTATGGCTTGAAGCAGACTCGTGGAAAGTTTGGTCTTGGCGCGAAGATG GCACTAATATGGTCCAAAATGAGTACCGGACTTCCTATTGAAATCTCTTCATCaatgaaaaagcaaaattatAGTACATTCTGCAGGCTGGATATTGACATCCATAA GAATATTCCTCATGTACATTTACATGAAAAACGGGAGAACAAACAACATTGGCATGGAGCTGAAATTCAAGTTGTCATAGAGGGAAACTGGACAACTTACCGT TCAAAAATATTGCATTACATGCGACAAATGGCTGTTATTACCCCTTATGCACAGTTTCAGTTTAAGTTTGTGTCAGATGCACCCGA CAAGAATGTCACTGTAAGGTTTTCTCGCAGAACAGATGTAATGCCACCCATTCCTTTGGAGACAAAACATCATCCATCCTCTGTTGATTTGCTGCTAATTAAACGGCTTATTGCCGAAACCTCAAAGCAAAACcttttgcagtttcttcagcACGAATTTGTAAATATCAGTAAACCCCATGCTGAAAGATTGATAG gaGAAATGGGTCCGGATTTTAGCTCAAAAATGGTTGTGAAGTCTCTAACTTCACAGCAATTAGTACGCATTCATCAGTTGTTCCGTCAAGCCAAATTTGATGATCCTAGTGGTCAT TGTCTTAGCCCTGCTGGCGAATACAATCTTCGACTAGGAATCATAAAAGAGCTTCACCCAGACATGGTTGCAACATACTCAGGCAG TGCTCAAGTTTTTGAAGGCCACCCGTTCATTGTGGAAGCAGGAGTCAGTGTTGGTGGAAAAGATGTCAAGCAA GGTTTGAATATATTTCGCTTTGCCAATAGAATTCCACTACTTTTTGAGCAAGGTGCCGATGTTGTCACCAGGACTGCGCTTAAAAGAATCAA CTGGAATAATTACAAGATTAACCAAGTACAAGACAAGATTGGTGTCTTTGTAAGCATTGTGAGCACAAAAATCCCATTTAAAGGAACTGGAAAAGAATACATTGGAGATGACATAACCGAGATTGCTTCTGCTGTCAAG TCTGCTATTCAACAATGTTGTGTCCAATTAAAATCCAAGATTATGAAAAGGATACAGGCCCGTGAGCAGCAGGAGAGGAAACGAAATCTAACCAG GTATATTCCTGATGCTAGTAGTGCATTTTACAATATTTTGAAAGTTATGCCATTACATCCATCAAAGAAGAGTCGTTATGGGGATCATGATGTAGATCTACTAGAAAAAGTCTCCGATAATTTGATTACTAAAGAAACATTCATCGAAAAGCTTTCTAAACACGTTGAACAG GTGGATTATGAAATGGGATTGGAGTTTGCTACACAGAGCGGAGTAAGCGAAGAACCCAGGGAAACAATATACATAAAGCCATTGGAAGCTGAAAACAAGAAGATTGACTTGCACTCTCCATTTTTTGTTTACAGAGTC TTTAATATTTCAAAGTTAAATTTATATCACAGTAAACAAAGGACATTTATTGTATCATTTTTTCATTCGCAGGAAATATATAACATACagtcaaaaatatatatcatactTGAGGTTGATAGCAAAATATAA
- the LOC123894051 gene encoding glucose--fructose oxidoreductase-like, protein MATNEPTQIAILGAGTFVKNQYIPRLSEISNLFNLKAIWSRTQESATSAVEIANKHFGGGEVQCKWGDNGLDDIIQDPSITAVLVVLAGQYQVDISLKLLKAGKHVLQEKPAASSISELETALSNYKSISADAPGQKIWSVAENYRFEPALLEGKKLIADIGKMMSVQVIIEGSMNSSNPYFSSSWRRNFTGGFILDMGVHFIAGLRMLVGCEVVSVSAMTSHVDLTLPPPDNLSSVFHLENGCSGVFVMVVSSRSPKILWRVVGTNGTLQIERGFQGQHGYLVTSYDANGQSKSSFFPFSGVTEELKAFFNDVSENTLKKGSQFVPEHRLSFVEGARDVALLEAMLESGSRQGELVHVKKF, encoded by the exons ATGGCGACGAATGAACCAACACAGATCGCCATTCTAGGAGCCGGTACATTTGTGAAGAATCAGTACATTCCTAGACTCTCGGAGATTTCTAATCTCTTCAACCTCAAAGCAATTTGGAGCAGAACTCAAGAATCTGCAACTTCTGCTGTTGAAATAGCTAACAAACATTTTGGTGGTGGTGAAGTTCAATGTAAATGGGGAGATAATGGTCTTGATGATATCATTCAAGATCCATCCATAACTGCTGTTCTTGTTGTTTTGGCTGGACAATATCAG GTTGACATCTCACTCAAGTTGTTAAAGGCTGGTAAACATGTCCTTCAAG AGAAACCGGCAGCATCTT CCATAAGCGAGCTGGAAACTGCATTATCTAACTACAAATCGATTTCTGCTGATGCTCCTGGCCAAAAAATTTGGTCTGTGGCTGAAAATTATCGTTTTGAGCCTGCCTTATTAGAG GGTAAGAAACTAATTGCTGACATTGGGAAAATGATGAGTGTCCAAGTTATTATAGAAGGATCAATGAACAGTTCAAACCCTTACTTTTCAAGCTCTTGGAGGCGCAATTTTACT GGAGGCTTCATTCTTGATATGGGCGTGCATTTCATTGCAGGGTTGAGAATG CTAGTTGGGTGTGAGGTGGTTTCAGTTTCAGCTATGACATCTCATGTAGATTTGACCTTACCACCACCAGATAATTTATCATCTGTCTT TCATTTGGAGAATGGATGCTCAGGAGTATTTGTAATGGTTGTCTCCTCCAGATCACCTAAG ATCTTGTGGCGAGTTGTTGGCACAAATGGAACCCTTCAAATTGAGCGTGGATTCCAAGGACAGCATGGTTACCTG GTTACATCATATGATGCTAATGGACAAAGCAAAAGCTCATTTTTCCCATTCAGTGGAGTAACTGAAGAATTAAAAGCTTTTTTTAATGATGTTTCTGAAAACACCCTCAAG AAGGGTAGTCAGTTTGTGCCTGAGCACCGTCTCTCTTTTGTCGAGGGTGCGAGAGATGTTGCTCTTTTAGAGGCAATGCTTGAATCTGGATCAAGGCAGGGCGAGCTAGTTCATGTGAAAAAGTTTTGA
- the LOC123894053 gene encoding U1 small nuclear ribonucleoprotein C-like translates to MPRYYCDYCDTYLTHDSPSVRKQHNSGYKHKANVRSYYQQFEEQQTQSLIDQRIKEHLGQAAAFQQVGVAYNHLMVQRPNLPAVLPPPRFPIPGGQPLMPGFRPLMPRPMPVPGAPGYGSAPTMPQMMPPPGAPQMPGQLNSLPRPPSLAPPPTAPGSTAPPPSNGALPMASSAMYQANAPAPSSGGYDNYNSNSNAQAPEGNH, encoded by the exons ATGCCTCGTTACTACTGTGACTACTGCGATACTTATTTGACCCACGATTCC CCATCTGTTAGAAAGCAGCATAATTCTGGTTACAAACATAAG GCTAATGTAAGGTCCTACTATCAGCAATTTGAAGAGCAAcaaactcaaagtttaattgaTCAGCGAATCAAAGAACATCTTGGGCAAGCTGCGGCTTTTCAGCAGGTTGGCGTGGCTTATAATCATCTAATGGTTCAGAGGCCAAACCTTCCTGCTGTATTGCCACCCCCAAGATTTCCCATTCCTGGAGGTCAACCACTAATGCCAGGGTTCAGACCTCTCATGCCTAGACCTATGCCTGTTCCTGGGGCACCAG GGTATGGTTCTGCGCCTACTATGCCACAAATGATGCCTCCACCTGGTGCTCCCCAGATGCCGGGTCAGTTAAATTCCCTACCACGACCCCCTTCATTAGCTCCCCCACCAACAGCTCCTGGAAGCACTGCACCGCCACCTTCCAACGGTGCTCTCCCTATGGCATCATCAGCAATGTATCAAGCCAATGCACCGGCACCATCATCTGGAGGTTATGATAATTACAATTCCAATTCCAATGCTCAAGCACCTGAGGGCAATCACTAA
- the LOC123894052 gene encoding DNA topoisomerase 6 subunit B-like isoform X2 has product MDASSESPIESKKSNSKTPRKPKETVLKQKSPAEFFAENKNIAGFDNPGKSLYTTVRELVENALDSAESISELPVVEITIEEIVKSKFNSMIGLIDRERVDAALYDDFETEKAREKRLAKEARAQELQAKNASLGKKVKDTPASKGIKGRGEASFYRVTCKDNGKGMPHDDIPNMFGRVLSGTKYGLKQTRGKFGLGAKMALIWSKMSTGLPIEISSSMKKQNYSTFCRLDIDIHKNIPHVHLHEKRENKQHWHGAEIQVVIEGNWTTYRSKILHYMRQMAVITPYAQFQFKFVSDAPDKNVTVRFSRRTDVMPPIPLETKHHPSSVDLLLIKRLIAETSKQNLLQFLQHEFVNISKPHAERLIGEMGPDFSSKMVVKSLTSQQLVRIHQLFRQAKFDDPSGHCLSPAGEYNLRLGIIKELHPDMVATYSGSAQVFEGHPFIVEAGVSVGGKDVKQGLNIFRFANRIPLLFEQGADVVTRTALKRINWNNYKINQVQDKIGVFVSIVSTKIPFKGTGKEYIGDDITEIASAVKSAIQQCCVQLKSKIMKRIQAREQQERKRNLTRYIPDASSAFYNILKVMPLHPSKKSRYGDHDVDLLEKVSDNLITKETFIEKLSKHVEQVDYEMGLEFATQSGVSEEPRETIYIKPLEAENKKIDLHSPFFVYRVFQ; this is encoded by the exons atggATGCAAGTAGTGAAAGTCCAATTGAATCCAAGAAATCCAACTCCAAAACCCCTCGCAAACCAAAAGAAACCGTTCTCAAACAga AATCTCCAGCTGAATTCTTCGCAGAGAACAAAAATATCGCAGGATTTGATAAT CCGGGAAAATCTCTGTATACTACTGTTAGAGAATTAGTGGAGAATGCACTTGACTCCGCCGAATCAATATCGGAGCTTCCAGTAGTTGAAATAACTAT TGAGGAGATAGTTAAAAGCAAATTCAATTCTATGATTGGTCTTATTGACCGTGAACGTGTTGATGCAGCActttatgatgattttgaaACCGAAAAGGCTCGTGAG AAACGATTAGCAAAAGAAGCTCGTGCTCAAGAATTACAAGCAAAGAATGCTTCTCttggaaagaaagtgaaagATACTCCGGCTTCAAAGGGTATCAAGGGTCGAGGCGAGGCTTCATTTTACAGAGTTACATGCAAG GATAATGGAAAAGGAATGCCACACGATGACATCCCAAATATGTTTGGTCGAG TTCTCTCTGGGACAAAGTATGGCTTGAAGCAGACTCGTGGAAAGTTTGGTCTTGGCGCGAAGATG GCACTAATATGGTCCAAAATGAGTACCGGACTTCCTATTGAAATCTCTTCATCaatgaaaaagcaaaattatAGTACATTCTGCAGGCTGGATATTGACATCCATAA GAATATTCCTCATGTACATTTACATGAAAAACGGGAGAACAAACAACATTGGCATGGAGCTGAAATTCAAGTTGTCATAGAGGGAAACTGGACAACTTACCGT TCAAAAATATTGCATTACATGCGACAAATGGCTGTTATTACCCCTTATGCACAGTTTCAGTTTAAGTTTGTGTCAGATGCACCCGA CAAGAATGTCACTGTAAGGTTTTCTCGCAGAACAGATGTAATGCCACCCATTCCTTTGGAGACAAAACATCATCCATCCTCTGTTGATTTGCTGCTAATTAAACGGCTTATTGCCGAAACCTCAAAGCAAAACcttttgcagtttcttcagcACGAATTTGTAAATATCAGTAAACCCCATGCTGAAAGATTGATAG gaGAAATGGGTCCGGATTTTAGCTCAAAAATGGTTGTGAAGTCTCTAACTTCACAGCAATTAGTACGCATTCATCAGTTGTTCCGTCAAGCCAAATTTGATGATCCTAGTGGTCAT TGTCTTAGCCCTGCTGGCGAATACAATCTTCGACTAGGAATCATAAAAGAGCTTCACCCAGACATGGTTGCAACATACTCAGGCAG TGCTCAAGTTTTTGAAGGCCACCCGTTCATTGTGGAAGCAGGAGTCAGTGTTGGTGGAAAAGATGTCAAGCAA GGTTTGAATATATTTCGCTTTGCCAATAGAATTCCACTACTTTTTGAGCAAGGTGCCGATGTTGTCACCAGGACTGCGCTTAAAAGAATCAA CTGGAATAATTACAAGATTAACCAAGTACAAGACAAGATTGGTGTCTTTGTAAGCATTGTGAGCACAAAAATCCCATTTAAAGGAACTGGAAAAGAATACATTGGAGATGACATAACCGAGATTGCTTCTGCTGTCAAG TCTGCTATTCAACAATGTTGTGTCCAATTAAAATCCAAGATTATGAAAAGGATACAGGCCCGTGAGCAGCAGGAGAGGAAACGAAATCTAACCAG GTATATTCCTGATGCTAGTAGTGCATTTTACAATATTTTGAAAGTTATGCCATTACATCCATCAAAGAAGAGTCGTTATGGGGATCATGATGTAGATCTACTAGAAAAAGTCTCCGATAATTTGATTACTAAAGAAACATTCATCGAAAAGCTTTCTAAACACGTTGAACAG GTGGATTATGAAATGGGATTGGAGTTTGCTACACAGAGCGGAGTAAGCGAAGAACCCAGGGAAACAATATACATAAAGCCATTGGAAGCTGAAAACAAGAAGATTGACTTGCACTCTCCATTTTTTGTTTACAGAGTCTTTCAGTAG
- the LOC123894054 gene encoding beta-glucosidase 13-like yields the protein MAFFNAFLLLSLFNLFTTLPSAEVVSPILDVSSLNRTSFPPGFIFGTASSSYQYEGAAKEGGRGASIWDTYTHKHPDMIQDRSSGDVAIDQYHRYKEDVDIMRNMNLDAYRFSISWSRILPKGKLNGGINREGVKYYNNLINELLANGLQPFVTLFHWDLPQALEDEYGGFLSPLIVNDFQDYAELCFKEFGDRVKHWITLNEPYSYSTAGYAIGFFPPGRCSKWLNSNCTDGDSGKEPYLVTHNQLLAHAATVHAYKKKYQESQKGIIGITLVSNWFVPFSYNKLDQNAAERAVDFMLGWFMEPITRGKYPQSMRSLVGKRLPKFSKNQATLLKGSFDFLGLNYYTSNYAINAPQLSNARGNYNTDSHANLTTERNGIPIGPRAASSWLYVYPKGIQDLLLYVKKMYNDPLIYITENGIDEFNDPTLSLEKALVDTYRIDYYHRHLFYIQSAIRKGVNIKGYFAWSLLDNFEWSWGYTVRFGINFVDYKNGLKRHQKSSAKWFKNFLKRY from the exons ATGGCATTTTTCAATGCTTTTTTGCTTCTTTCTCTCTTCAATCTCTTCACCACACTACCATCTGCAGAGGTTGTTTCACCAATTCTTGATGTTTCTTCACTCAATCGAACTAGTTTTCCACCAGGTTTCATTTTTGGGACAGCATCCTCATCATACCAA TACGAAGGTGCTGCAAAAGAAGGTGGGAGAGGAGCAAGTATATGGGACACCTACACTCATAAGCATCCAG ATATGATACAAGATAGAAGCAGTGGAGATGTCGCAATCGACCAGTATCATCGCTATAAG GAAGATGTTGACATCATGAGGAATATGAATTTGGATGCTTATAGATTCTCAATCTCATGGTCAAGAATCCTCCCAA AAGGAAAGCTCAATGGAGGTATAAACCGAGAAGGAGTCAAATATTACAACAACCTCATCAATGAGTTGTTGGCTAATG GCTTACAACCATTTGTAACTCTATTTCATTGGGATCTACCTCAAGCTTTAGAGGATGAGTATGGTGGCTTCTTAAGCCCTCTCATTGT AAATGATTTTCAAGACTATGCGGAACTTTGTTTCAAAGAGTTTGGAGATAGGGTGAAACATTGGATTACTTTGAATGAGCCATATTCTTATAGCACAGCTGGCTATGCAATCGGGTTCTTTCCACCTGGTCGATGTTCTAAATGGTTGAATTCAAATTGCACCGATGGTGATTCGGGAAAAGAGCCTTACTTGGTTACACATAACCAACTTCTTGCTCATGCCGCAACTGTCCACGCGTATAAGAAGAAGTATCAG GAATCACAAAAGGGTATCATAGGCATAACCTTGGTGTCCAATTGGTTCGTTCCATTTTCATATAACAAACTCGATCAAAACGCTGCTGAACGGGCAGTTGACTTCATGCTTGGATG GTTTATGGAACCAATAACAAGAGGGAAATATCCACAAAGCATGCGTTCTTTAGTTGGAAAACGATTGCCAAAGTTCTCTAAAAATCAAGCAACATTACTTAAAGGGTCATTTGATTTTCTTGGACTAAACTATTATACCTCTAATTATGCTATCAATGCACCTCAACTTAGTAATGCTCGAGGCAATTACAATACTGATTCTCATGCCAATCTTACAA CTGAGCGCAACGGGATTCCCATAGGTCCAAGG GCGGCTTCAAGTTGGCTATATGTTTATCCAAAAGGAATTCAAGATTTGTTACTCTAcgttaaaaaaatgtataacgATCCTTTGATTTACATCACTGAAAATG GTATTGATGAGTTCAATGATCCAACATTATCACTAGAGAAAGCCCTTGTGGACACTTATAGAATTGACTATTATCATCGTCATCTCTTTTATATTCAATCTGCAATTAG GAAAGGCGTGAATATAAAAGGATATTTTGCATGGTCGTTGTTGGACAATTTTGAATGGTCATGGGGTTATACAGTGCGCTTTGGAATTAATTTTGTGGATTACAAGAACGGTTTGAAAAGACACCAAAAGTCATCTGCAAAATGGTTTAAGAATTTTCTCAAAAGATATTAG
- the LOC123894052 gene encoding DNA topoisomerase 6 subunit B-like isoform X3 translates to MDASSESPIESKKSNSKTPRKPKETVLKQKSPAEFFAENKNIAGFDNPGKSLYTTVRELVENALDSAESISELPVVEITIEEIVKSKFNSMIGLIDRERVDAALYDDFETEKAREKRLAKEARAQELQAKNASLGKKVKDTPASKGIKGRGEASFYRVTCKDNGKGMPHDDIPNMFGRVLSGTKYGLKQTRGKFGLGAKMALIWSKMSTGLPIEISSSMKKQNYSTFCRLDIDIHKNIPHVHLHEKRENKQHWHGAEIQVVIEGNWTTYRSKILHYMRQMAVITPYAQFQFKFVSDAPDKNVTVRFSRRTDVMPPIPLETKHHPSSVDLLLIKRLIAETSKQNLLQFLQHEFVNISKPHAERLIGEMGPDFSSKMVVKSLTSQQLVRIHQLFRQAKFDDPSGHCLSPAGEYNLRLGIIKELHPDMVATYSGSAQVFEGHPFIVEAGVSVGGKDVKQGLNIFRFANRIPLLFEQGADVVTRTALKRINWNNYKINQVQDKIGVFVSIVSTKIPFKGTGKEYIGDDITEIASAVKSAIQQCCVQLKSKIMKRIQAREQQERKRNLTRYIPDASSAFYNILKVMPLHPSKKSRYGDHDVDLLEKVSDNLITKETFIEKLSKHVEQVDYEMGLEFATQSGVSEEPRETIYIKPLEAENKKIDLHSPFFVFRVLQ, encoded by the exons atggATGCAAGTAGTGAAAGTCCAATTGAATCCAAGAAATCCAACTCCAAAACCCCTCGCAAACCAAAAGAAACCGTTCTCAAACAga AATCTCCAGCTGAATTCTTCGCAGAGAACAAAAATATCGCAGGATTTGATAAT CCGGGAAAATCTCTGTATACTACTGTTAGAGAATTAGTGGAGAATGCACTTGACTCCGCCGAATCAATATCGGAGCTTCCAGTAGTTGAAATAACTAT TGAGGAGATAGTTAAAAGCAAATTCAATTCTATGATTGGTCTTATTGACCGTGAACGTGTTGATGCAGCActttatgatgattttgaaACCGAAAAGGCTCGTGAG AAACGATTAGCAAAAGAAGCTCGTGCTCAAGAATTACAAGCAAAGAATGCTTCTCttggaaagaaagtgaaagATACTCCGGCTTCAAAGGGTATCAAGGGTCGAGGCGAGGCTTCATTTTACAGAGTTACATGCAAG GATAATGGAAAAGGAATGCCACACGATGACATCCCAAATATGTTTGGTCGAG TTCTCTCTGGGACAAAGTATGGCTTGAAGCAGACTCGTGGAAAGTTTGGTCTTGGCGCGAAGATG GCACTAATATGGTCCAAAATGAGTACCGGACTTCCTATTGAAATCTCTTCATCaatgaaaaagcaaaattatAGTACATTCTGCAGGCTGGATATTGACATCCATAA GAATATTCCTCATGTACATTTACATGAAAAACGGGAGAACAAACAACATTGGCATGGAGCTGAAATTCAAGTTGTCATAGAGGGAAACTGGACAACTTACCGT TCAAAAATATTGCATTACATGCGACAAATGGCTGTTATTACCCCTTATGCACAGTTTCAGTTTAAGTTTGTGTCAGATGCACCCGA CAAGAATGTCACTGTAAGGTTTTCTCGCAGAACAGATGTAATGCCACCCATTCCTTTGGAGACAAAACATCATCCATCCTCTGTTGATTTGCTGCTAATTAAACGGCTTATTGCCGAAACCTCAAAGCAAAACcttttgcagtttcttcagcACGAATTTGTAAATATCAGTAAACCCCATGCTGAAAGATTGATAG gaGAAATGGGTCCGGATTTTAGCTCAAAAATGGTTGTGAAGTCTCTAACTTCACAGCAATTAGTACGCATTCATCAGTTGTTCCGTCAAGCCAAATTTGATGATCCTAGTGGTCAT TGTCTTAGCCCTGCTGGCGAATACAATCTTCGACTAGGAATCATAAAAGAGCTTCACCCAGACATGGTTGCAACATACTCAGGCAG TGCTCAAGTTTTTGAAGGCCACCCGTTCATTGTGGAAGCAGGAGTCAGTGTTGGTGGAAAAGATGTCAAGCAA GGTTTGAATATATTTCGCTTTGCCAATAGAATTCCACTACTTTTTGAGCAAGGTGCCGATGTTGTCACCAGGACTGCGCTTAAAAGAATCAA CTGGAATAATTACAAGATTAACCAAGTACAAGACAAGATTGGTGTCTTTGTAAGCATTGTGAGCACAAAAATCCCATTTAAAGGAACTGGAAAAGAATACATTGGAGATGACATAACCGAGATTGCTTCTGCTGTCAAG TCTGCTATTCAACAATGTTGTGTCCAATTAAAATCCAAGATTATGAAAAGGATACAGGCCCGTGAGCAGCAGGAGAGGAAACGAAATCTAACCAG GTATATTCCTGATGCTAGTAGTGCATTTTACAATATTTTGAAAGTTATGCCATTACATCCATCAAAGAAGAGTCGTTATGGGGATCATGATGTAGATCTACTAGAAAAAGTCTCCGATAATTTGATTACTAAAGAAACATTCATCGAAAAGCTTTCTAAACACGTTGAACAG GTGGATTATGAAATGGGATTGGAGTTTGCTACACAGAGTGGAGTAAGCGAGGAACCCAGGGAAACAATATACATAAAGCCATTGGAAGCTGAAAACAAGAAGATTGACTTGCACTCTCCATTTTTTGTATTCAGAGTCCTTCAGTAG
- the LOC123894055 gene encoding uncharacterized protein LOC123894055, whose translation MGRGKGKGKKLTVTNQDDAVSGEDEKVPVQKKRGRPQKQIKDHFDEEVEKIEDDSENVKNGVSHKEMKSPTATELARKRKKNSQVKEQLDSVEEENGVGSKSSTEELTKSNGFRHNGSRRKSTPRRAAEAVVQCN comes from the coding sequence ATGGGTAGAGGTAAAGGAAAGGGTAAAAAGCTAACTGTTACTAACCAAGACGATGCTGTAAGCGGTGAAGATGAAAAGGTTCCAGTACAGAAGAAAAGAGGGAGGCCACAGAAACAGATAAAGGATCACTTTGACGAAGAAGTCGAGAAAATAGAAGATGACAGTGAGAATGTTAAGAATGGAGTATCTCATAAAGAGATGAAAAGTCCTACAGCAACAGAACTTgcaaggaaaaggaaaaaaaactcgCAGGTAAAAGAGCAATTAGATTCAGTCGAGGAAGAAAACGGCGTTGGAAGCAAATCAAGCACGGAGGAATTGACAAAATCCAATGGATTTAGGCACAATGGAAGCAGACGCAAAAGCACGCCTCGTAGAGCTGCTGAAGCTGTTGTGCAGTGCAATTAA